The following are encoded together in the Campylobacter devanensis genome:
- the ilvC gene encoding ketol-acid reductoisomerase, translating into MAITVYYDKDCDLSLIRSKKVAMIGFGSQGHAHAENLRDSGVEVIIGLNLNGKSWAKAEAKGFKVMSVSEATKAADVVMILTPDELQADIFKAEIEPNLKSGSAIAFGHGFNIHYGQIVPPKGVDCIMIAPKAPGHTVRNEFVNGGGIPDLIAVAQDASGKAKDIALSYASAIGGGRTGIIETTFKAETETDLFGEQAVLCGGLCALINAGFETLVEAGYEPEMAYFECLHEMKLIVDLIYQGGMADMRYSISNTAEFGDYVSGRRVVDERSKAAMKEILKEIQDGTFAKNFILERKAGYTKMNAERKLSDESLLNKTGEKLRAMMPWINKGKLVNKDKN; encoded by the coding sequence ATGGCAATAACAGTTTATTACGATAAAGATTGTGATTTAAGCCTAATTAGATCTAAAAAAGTTGCAATGATAGGCTTTGGTTCTCAAGGTCACGCCCATGCTGAAAATTTAAGAGATAGTGGCGTAGAGGTTATCATAGGATTAAATCTAAATGGCAAAAGTTGGGCAAAAGCCGAGGCTAAGGGCTTTAAGGTTATGAGCGTAAGTGAAGCGACAAAAGCAGCTGATGTTGTGATGATACTGACTCCTGATGAATTACAAGCTGATATATTTAAAGCTGAAATTGAGCCAAATTTAAAAAGTGGTAGCGCAATCGCTTTTGGCCATGGATTTAATATCCATTATGGTCAAATCGTCCCACCAAAGGGAGTTGATTGTATCATGATAGCACCAAAAGCCCCAGGCCACACTGTAAGAAATGAATTTGTAAATGGCGGCGGTATCCCAGATCTAATAGCTGTAGCGCAAGACGCATCAGGCAAGGCTAAAGATATAGCATTAAGTTATGCTAGCGCTATTGGTGGTGGTAGAACTGGTATTATAGAAACTACTTTTAAAGCTGAGACTGAAACTGATCTATTTGGCGAGCAAGCTGTATTGTGTGGGGGGCTTTGTGCGCTTATAAATGCTGGATTTGAGACCTTAGTAGAGGCTGGATATGAGCCTGAAATGGCATATTTTGAGTGCTTACACGAGATGAAATTAATCGTAGATCTAATCTACCAAGGTGGTATGGCTGATATGAGATATTCTATCTCTAATACTGCTGAATTTGGGGATTATGTAAGTGGCAGACGAGTAGTAGATGAGAGATCAAAAGCAGCTATGAAAGAGATCTTAAAAGAGATCCAAGATGGTACATTTGCTAAAAACTTTATCTTAGAAAGAAAAGCTGGTTATACTAAGATGAATGCTGAACGCAAATTAAGCGATGAGAGCTTACTAAATAAAACTGGCGAAAAATTAAGAGCTATGATGCCTTGGATTA
- a CDS encoding RNB domain-containing ribonuclease, with protein sequence MKAFLNSLTTGLESKYIKSSELEILRLLEQIKAVTKYKNRYYLNDGFVCGKLDISSNGTGFLYSYDSKFKQDLMIENRDLGGAHFGDIVLAKLTKFKKPRQKAAVVAVLLMANETSVVYTKKIGPIIMGVTIQNSITIALKASQKSLKELPLGTVLKINNLDNDIVEVLGVLSDANVDQKISMALYNKREIFPKIAINEAISFGNEVDKSMYPNRVDLTHLPFCTIDPVDAKDFDDAIYFDKHKNEIYIAIADVSEYVSPYSGIDKEARLRGFSIYFPHIAVPMLPRELSENICSLKPNCDRLAYLFKITLNSNLEAIKEDLISCVIHSKRRFNYDEVDSLLRGEFDCQGEIKEWLIPLFDLTQRLKEKRLKNGFDFHTLELRMSLDENNEIKSTKFEGSTPSHSLIEECMLLANKAAAKRLSKGIFRNHEPADIKKINTLLDDLAALGIEAENHGDLIFMITQIQAKASELNIREDVDKLIIKAQKRAEYSSSSRGHFGLGFEFYTHFTSPIRRYSDLLLHRILKAQNDPKISNYLMLGIDELCANLNILEREADKVAWDFMDRKFARWAAKNIGQTFKCFIEESTNQSIARLDDELKGARIFLSDFCEILTPVMVQITDVDIPTAKIIGKIVEILDV encoded by the coding sequence TTGAAAGCATTTTTAAACTCTTTAACTACTGGATTAGAGAGTAAATATATCAAGTCAAGCGAACTTGAAATTTTAAGATTATTAGAACAGATAAAAGCCGTTACAAAATATAAAAATCGATATTATCTCAATGACGGCTTTGTCTGTGGGAAACTAGATATATCTAGTAATGGGACTGGATTTTTATATTCATACGATAGCAAATTTAAGCAAGATTTAATGATAGAAAATCGTGATTTAGGCGGAGCTCACTTTGGCGATATCGTTCTTGCTAAACTAACTAAATTTAAAAAACCACGCCAAAAAGCAGCCGTGGTGGCTGTATTGCTTATGGCAAATGAAACAAGTGTAGTATATACCAAAAAAATTGGCCCCATTATAATGGGCGTAACTATCCAAAACTCCATCACAATAGCCCTAAAAGCTAGTCAAAAATCCCTAAAAGAGCTTCCATTAGGCACTGTTTTAAAGATCAATAATTTAGATAATGATATTGTAGAAGTCTTAGGCGTATTAAGCGATGCTAATGTAGATCAAAAAATCTCAATGGCACTATATAATAAGCGTGAAATTTTCCCAAAAATAGCCATAAATGAAGCCATTAGCTTTGGCAATGAAGTGGATAAAAGTATGTATCCTAATAGAGTTGATCTAACTCATTTGCCATTTTGCACCATTGATCCTGTTGATGCTAAGGATTTTGATGATGCGATATATTTTGATAAGCATAAAAATGAAATTTACATAGCTATCGCCGATGTCAGCGAATATGTAAGCCCATATAGCGGTATTGATAAAGAGGCTAGACTTAGGGGTTTTTCTATATATTTTCCACACATTGCTGTGCCGATGCTACCTCGTGAACTTAGCGAAAATATCTGCTCTTTAAAGCCAAATTGTGATAGACTCGCTTATCTTTTTAAAATTACTTTAAACTCAAATTTAGAAGCCATTAAAGAGGATTTAATAAGCTGTGTGATCCACTCTAAAAGAAGATTTAATTATGATGAAGTTGATAGCTTGCTTAGAGGCGAGTTTGATTGTCAAGGCGAGATAAAAGAGTGGCTAATACCGCTTTTTGATCTCACACAAAGATTAAAAGAAAAACGGCTTAAAAATGGCTTTGATTTTCATACATTAGAGCTTAGAATGAGCCTTGATGAAAATAATGAGATTAAATCAACTAAATTTGAAGGCTCAACTCCATCACACTCTTTGATAGAAGAGTGTATGCTCCTAGCCAACAAAGCCGCAGCAAAAAGATTAAGCAAAGGGATATTTCGCAATCACGAACCAGCAGATATAAAAAAAATCAACACACTCTTAGATGATCTTGCCGCCCTTGGCATAGAAGCCGAAAATCACGGCGATTTAATCTTCATGATAACACAAATTCAAGCCAAAGCAAGTGAGCTAAATATCAGAGAAGATGTCGATAAACTCATCATAAAAGCACAAAAAAGAGCCGAGTATTCTAGTAGCTCTAGGGGGCATTTTGGGCTTGGGTTTGAGTTTTATACGCATTTTACTAGCCCTATTCGCAGATACTCAGATCTCTTGCTTCATAGAATTTTAAAAGCTCAAAATGACCCTAAAATCAGCAACTACCTAATGCTTGGCATAGATGAGCTTTGCGCTAATTTAAATATCTTAGAAAGAGAAGCCGATAAGGTAGCTTGGGATTTTATGGATCGCAAATTTGCTCGTTGGGCAGCTAAAAATATAGGCCAAACATTTAAATGCTTTATAGAAGAGAGCACCAATCAATCAATAGCTAGATTAGATGATGAGTTAAAAGGCGCTAGAATATTTTTAAGCGATTTTTGTGAAATTCTAACCCCAGTTATGGTCCAAATCACAGATGTCGATATCCCAACAGCTAAGATAATTGGCAAAATAGTAGAGATTTTAGATGTATAA
- the holA gene encoding DNA polymerase III subunit delta yields the protein MYKRDFITLLNSANIPNFFLLYGAESYQVEFYAKEILNKFNKDNMLSLYYDDYDFNLAISHLSEPSLFANSNLLHIKNDKKIPAKDTKELITQCQNNPNNIFIFELHEGDEKSISDLKKHFGSNFVRFFPPSTASEVNQILSNHAKILGLNIDSQSLLYIYNLQNENLYLSASELNKLANIANKFNLEEIKERVYALNGIGFDALFDKIISKKSINSDYFEFINDSSFNEISLLNMLFRAFHRLYLIHSYIKTNGKFDPKIVLGYTPPPQILNKLESQAISIKIDQYTKIFKFLNEIEFDLKCKNNIDKECYLLSALLNLQEILSQNSKF from the coding sequence ATGTATAAAAGAGATTTTATAACGCTTTTAAATTCTGCTAATATCCCAAATTTTTTCTTGCTTTATGGGGCTGAGAGTTATCAAGTTGAGTTTTACGCTAAAGAAATTTTAAATAAATTTAATAAAGATAATATGCTTAGCTTATACTATGATGATTATGATTTTAATCTTGCTATTTCGCATCTTAGCGAGCCTTCGCTATTTGCAAATTCAAATTTATTACATATCAAAAATGACAAAAAAATCCCCGCCAAAGATACAAAAGAGCTAATAACCCAATGCCAAAATAATCCAAATAATATATTTATCTTTGAACTACACGAAGGCGATGAAAAATCCATAAGCGATTTAAAAAAGCATTTTGGATCAAATTTTGTTAGATTTTTCCCACCTAGCACTGCTTCAGAAGTCAATCAAATCCTATCTAATCACGCCAAAATCTTAGGCCTAAATATAGATAGTCAATCTCTTTTATACATTTATAACTTACAAAATGAGAATCTATATCTTAGCGCTAGTGAGCTAAATAAACTCGCTAATATAGCAAATAAATTTAATCTCGAAGAGATAAAAGAGCGAGTTTATGCCTTAAACGGCATTGGATTTGATGCGCTTTTTGATAAAATCATTAGCAAAAAGAGTATTAATAGCGATTATTTTGAGTTTATAAATGATAGCTCATTTAATGAAATTTCGCTTTTAAATATGCTATTTAGGGCGTTTCATAGACTTTATCTGATACATAGTTATATAAAAACTAATGGCAAATTTGATCCTAAAATTGTCTTAGGATACACGCCTCCACCACAAATTTTAAATAAACTTGAATCCCAAGCAATATCTATAAAAATTGATCAATACACTAAAATATTTAAATTTTTAAATGAGATTGAATTTGATCTAAAGTGCAAAAACAACATAGACAAAGAGTGCTACCTACTCTCAGCCCTTTTAAATTTACAAGAAATTTTAAGTCAAAACAGCAAATTTTAA
- a CDS encoding HDOD domain-containing protein, translating into MNDAIYKSIKSLPPLDETIMKIQQICSSEDSDIAELISVIHQDPMLTANILRSANSPLYGFSREIADINRAVALFGMATIRGFALAGTISKSFKINLEPYGISSAKFMDLAILQNALAFHWCSKINRELLNIISPASFMMDIGKIIIAKELIDSKKSTKFKDKLQNISTTNELSKLEIDMVGISSQMVTAQIFKNWNLEPEIAEVIKYSLNPIDAPENLKKHCYILSVISNSINVFGTLLPDQINSTIELLKLYNLDAQLFFSAIEKVQH; encoded by the coding sequence ATGAACGATGCAATCTATAAGAGTATAAAATCTCTACCACCACTTGATGAGACAATTATGAAAATTCAGCAAATTTGTAGCAGCGAAGATAGTGATATTGCTGAGTTAATTAGCGTAATCCACCAAGATCCAATGTTAACAGCAAATATTTTACGCTCAGCAAATAGTCCATTATATGGGTTTAGCAGGGAAATTGCTGATATAAATAGAGCTGTAGCACTATTTGGAATGGCAACTATTAGAGGTTTTGCTCTAGCTGGCACAATTAGTAAAAGCTTTAAGATAAATCTAGAACCATATGGAATATCTAGTGCTAAATTTATGGATTTGGCAATATTGCAAAACGCTTTAGCATTTCACTGGTGTAGCAAGATAAATCGTGAACTTTTAAACATTATTTCACCAGCTAGTTTTATGATGGATATAGGCAAGATTATAATTGCTAAAGAGTTAATTGATTCTAAAAAATCTACCAAATTTAAAGATAAATTACAAAACATCTCCACAACAAACGAACTATCTAAACTTGAGATAGATATGGTAGGTATCTCAAGTCAGATGGTTACAGCTCAAATCTTTAAAAACTGGAATCTAGAACCTGAGATTGCAGAAGTTATAAAATACTCTTTAAACCCAATTGATGCCCCAGAAAATCTTAAAAAGCACTGCTATATCTTAAGCGTGATAAGTAATAGCATAAATGTATTTGGCACACTCTTACCAGACCAGATAAATAGTACTATTGAGCTTTTAAAACTCTATAATTTAGATGCTCAACTATTTTTCAGTGCTATTGAAAAAGTACAACATTGA
- the rpsF gene encoding 30S ribosomal protein S6, with translation MRHYELLFILKPTLTEDEVKVKADFIKEIITKNGGEIASVVEMGTRKLAYKIDKYERGTYFVIYFKAPTQLIAELVRNLRITEEVIRFLPVKYENKKEIAAWDKLSKGQKLTQPKKESKTEEKVAPQE, from the coding sequence ATGAGACATTATGAGCTTTTATTCATCTTAAAACCAACACTTACAGAGGATGAAGTTAAAGTTAAGGCTGATTTCATTAAAGAGATCATTACAAAAAATGGTGGCGAAATTGCTAGTGTAGTTGAAATGGGAACACGCAAATTAGCTTATAAAATTGATAAATATGAGCGTGGAACATACTTCGTAATCTACTTCAAAGCACCAACTCAACTAATCGCTGAATTAGTAAGAAATTTAAGAATAACCGAAGAAGTTATTAGATTCTTACCTGTAAAATATGAAAACAAAAAAGAGATCGCAGCTTGGGACAAACTAAGCAAAGGTCAAAAATTAACCCAACCTAAAAAAGAGTCAAAAACAGAAGAAAAAGTAGCTCCACAAGAGTAA